One segment of Syngnathus typhle isolate RoL2023-S1 ecotype Sweden linkage group LG9, RoL_Styp_1.0, whole genome shotgun sequence DNA contains the following:
- the sgo2 gene encoding uncharacterized protein sgo2 isoform X4: MTKKQKPLLANVVHLSKTKKKLQNTYSFFKVSLKANNTALAFALQTEKQKHTLLQKDNMHLRKEVASAHFDLAIYKHKCRELLLILKNLYRNSLQQLNMVVELFPDSDLFEPSGDHNVFRTEPDNPPVENLPSLAPDLPEVPKDSEMQAAETDKEKRYSNHQALQRKSEHQSNILREEVSRVSHRTSQSAYDIDSLPGHLSGQTSSAINIAGTLGPSAEVNAPCDLPENTVVFNPTMELTHSNDAEIAIHHSTEQKNSKLPKPKCNKIKVSNLVASSLADTSQGMGGTSCGLNEPISTTSDPEGQILDISNKHFQDEFQSKLGSHIPKRVKSRVEREKKVKSTKSTMDSGDSVCLALGDYLMDDDVFSFKPNKKETFPFEKDPFPKTKSKVTYRKPRNKSQTSSLIHSVATVLSPHDQNNGGSIVDHNDGADNFETVQFEGASYPTGGNESQINAESSTKSQGHSNSRCRGTFVISADHTAHIREELGLLSKDKDSSLHIEESLDSRAATKDAGSVTAMPSSCKRPWMSTQDPGSLPGDLYGSNNKENVLPLEEFSVAGHEFQKPKKARKEVSSRCGRKKSQSSNDVVKDMNKHLHGKSVCPAEHVASLAESTDSPDFLFLKDIFLLDEDTNSSKSDSRVDKNPKWYRNKFKLPSVGNTNRNPRKTFFLSNPEMPPINMSKEMTEGEGARQHLGDLLIDEIPPSLNSSIADTGPGSLTCSPKRQPANGQQLMEETTLITPVSSPAGRVLMSVTNNHASPCKENQGRSKRCKDAVSYKEPSLRSKMRR, translated from the exons atgacaaaaaaacagaagccCCTTTTGGCCAATGTTGTCCATTTGTCCAAAACTAAAAAGAAATTACAAA ATACCTACTCCTTTTTCAAGGTCTCATTGAAGGCCAACAACACGGCCCTGGCTTTCGCTCTACAGACTGAGAAGCAGAAGCACACGTTACTACAGAAGGACAACATGCACCTGAGAAAGGAAGTGGCGTCTGCACACTTTGATTTGGCCATCTATAAGCACAAATGCAGAGAACTG CTTCTCATCTTGAAAAACCTTTATCGCAACAGTCTCCAACAGTTGAACATGGTGGTGGAATTATTCCCTGACAGT GATCTCTTTGAACCATCCGGGGACCACAACGTCTTCCGAACTGAACCCGACAACCCTCCAGTTGAAAA CCTTCCAAGTTTGGCACCAGATCTTCCAGAAGTTCCAAAGGATTCAGAAATGCAAGCAG CAGAAACAGACAAAGAGAAAAGGTATTCAAACCACCAAGCACTCCAGAGGAAGTCCGAACACCAGTCCAACATCTTAAGGGAGGAAGTGAGTAGGGTGTCACACAGGACCTCTCAGTCTGCTTACGACATCGACTCTTTACCGGGTCACCTGAGCGGCCAAACATCTTCAGCAATTAATATTGCTGGAACATTGGGTCCCTCTGCTGAAGTCAACGCTCCTTGTGATTTGCCAGAGAACACTGTAGTTTTCAATCCAACCATGGAATTGACTCACAGCAATGATGCAGAAATAGCCATTCATCATTCCACAGAGCAAAAAAACTCGAAACTACCAAAACCCAAATGCAACAAGATAAAAGTGAGTAACTTGGTTGCATCAAGTCTAGCAGACACTTCACAAGGTATGGGTGGGACAAGTTGTGGTCTTAATGAGCCGATTAGCACCACCTCGGATCCAGAAGGCCAAATACTAGACATTTCTAACAAGCATTTCCAAGATGAGTTTCAAAGTAAACTCGGGTCACATATTCCCAAAAGGGTAAAATCCAGagttgagagagagaaaaaggtgAAAAGCACCAAGTCAACAATGGATTCAGGTGATTCTGTGTGTCTTGCCTTGGGTGATTATCTCATGGATGATGACGTCTTTTCCTTTAAACCCAACAAGAAAGAGACTTTCCCTTTCGAGAAAGACCCTTTcccaaaaacaaagtcaaaagtcacataCAGGAAGCCCAGAAATAAAAGTCAGACAAGTTCTTTGATCCACAGTGTGGCAACAGTGTTGTCACCTCATGACCAAAATAATGGTGGGTCCATAGTGGACCACAATGACGGAGCAGACAATTTTGAAACTGTACAATTTGAGGGAGCAAGCTATCCCACTGGTGGAAATGAATCGCAGATAAACGCAGAGTCTTCCACAAAGTCTCAAGGACATTCCAACTCAAGATGCAGGGGAACATTTGTTATATCTGCGGATCACACTGCACACATCAGAGAAGAACTTGGACTGTTGTCAAAAGATAAGGACTCCAGTTTGCATATTGAAGAATCCTTGGACTCTCGGGCAGCGACCAAAGATGCCGGTTCTGTCACAGCAATGCCAAGCTCCTGCAAGCGTCCTTGGATGTCCACTCAGGATCCAGGAAGCCTTCCAGGAGACTTGTATGGCAGtaataataaagaaaatgtaCTGCCACTGGAGGAATTCTCGGTTGCAGGTCATGAGTTTCAGAAGCCCAAAAAAGCGAGGAAGGAGGTCTCAAGCAGATGCGGAAGGAAAAAATCCCAATCTTCTAATGATGTTGTGAAGGACATGAACAAACATCTCCATGGCAAAAGCGTTTGTCCCGCAGAGCACGTGGCTAGTCTTGCAGAATCCACTGACTCCCCTGACTTTTTATTCTTGAAAGACATCTTCCTATTGGATGAAGATACCAACAGTTCTAAATCAGACTCCAGGGTGGATAAGAATCCTAAATGGTACCGAAATAAGTTCAAACTCCCTTCAGTGGGTAACACCAACAGAAATCCCAGAAAGACATTCTTCCTTTCCAATCCGGAAATGCCTCCCATAAACATGTCGAAAGAGATGACTGAAGGTGAAGGAGCTCGTCAGCATTTGGGTGACCTGCTCATTGATGAGATACCACCATCGTTGAACAGCTCCATTGCAGACACCGGGCCAGGCTCTTTAACTTGTAGTCCTAAACGACAACCCGCAAATGGGCAGCAACTGATGGAGGAGACCACCTTGATCACCCCTGTCTCTTCTCCTG CAGGTAGAGTCTTAATGTCAGTCACCAACAACCATGCTAGCCCATGTAAAGAGAACCAGGGTAGAAGCAAAAGATGCAAGGACGCCGTGAGTTACAAAGAACCATCCCTGCGTAG CAAAATGCGACGTTGA
- the sgo2 gene encoding uncharacterized protein sgo2 isoform X1: protein MTKKQKPLLANVVHLSKTKKKLQNTYSFFKVSLKANNTALAFALQTEKQKHTLLQKDNMHLRKEVASAHFDLAIYKHKCRELLLILKNLYRNSLQQLNMVVELFPDSDLFEPSGDHNVFRTEPDNPPVENLPSLAPDLPEVPKDSEMQAGILENNMPAVLPVPSRAETDKEKRYSNHQALQRKSEHQSNILREEVSRVSHRTSQSAYDIDSLPGHLSGQTSSAINIAGTLGPSAEVNAPCDLPENTVVFNPTMELTHSNDAEIAIHHSTEQKNSKLPKPKCNKIKVSNLVASSLADTSQGMGGTSCGLNEPISTTSDPEGQILDISNKHFQDEFQSKLGSHIPKRVKSRVEREKKVKSTKSTMDSGDSVCLALGDYLMDDDVFSFKPNKKETFPFEKDPFPKTKSKVTYRKPRNKSQTSSLIHSVATVLSPHDQNNGGSIVDHNDGADNFETVQFEGASYPTGGNESQINAESSTKSQGHSNSRCRGTFVISADHTAHIREELGLLSKDKDSSLHIEESLDSRAATKDAGSVTAMPSSCKRPWMSTQDPGSLPGDLYGSNNKENVLPLEEFSVAGHEFQKPKKARKEVSSRCGRKKSQSSNDVVKDMNKHLHGKSVCPAEHVASLAESTDSPDFLFLKDIFLLDEDTNSSKSDSRVDKNPKWYRNKFKLPSVGNTNRNPRKTFFLSNPEMPPINMSKEMTEGEGARQHLGDLLIDEIPPSLNSSIADTGPGSLTCSPKRQPANGQQLMEETTLITPVSSPAGRVLMSVTNNHASPCKENQGRSKRCKDAVSYKEPSLRSKMRR from the exons atgacaaaaaaacagaagccCCTTTTGGCCAATGTTGTCCATTTGTCCAAAACTAAAAAGAAATTACAAA ATACCTACTCCTTTTTCAAGGTCTCATTGAAGGCCAACAACACGGCCCTGGCTTTCGCTCTACAGACTGAGAAGCAGAAGCACACGTTACTACAGAAGGACAACATGCACCTGAGAAAGGAAGTGGCGTCTGCACACTTTGATTTGGCCATCTATAAGCACAAATGCAGAGAACTG CTTCTCATCTTGAAAAACCTTTATCGCAACAGTCTCCAACAGTTGAACATGGTGGTGGAATTATTCCCTGACAGT GATCTCTTTGAACCATCCGGGGACCACAACGTCTTCCGAACTGAACCCGACAACCCTCCAGTTGAAAA CCTTCCAAGTTTGGCACCAGATCTTCCAGAAGTTCCAAAGGATTCAGAAATGCAAGCAGGTATTCTTGAAAACAACATGCCGGCAGTCTTACCTGTCCCAAGTAGAG CAGAAACAGACAAAGAGAAAAGGTATTCAAACCACCAAGCACTCCAGAGGAAGTCCGAACACCAGTCCAACATCTTAAGGGAGGAAGTGAGTAGGGTGTCACACAGGACCTCTCAGTCTGCTTACGACATCGACTCTTTACCGGGTCACCTGAGCGGCCAAACATCTTCAGCAATTAATATTGCTGGAACATTGGGTCCCTCTGCTGAAGTCAACGCTCCTTGTGATTTGCCAGAGAACACTGTAGTTTTCAATCCAACCATGGAATTGACTCACAGCAATGATGCAGAAATAGCCATTCATCATTCCACAGAGCAAAAAAACTCGAAACTACCAAAACCCAAATGCAACAAGATAAAAGTGAGTAACTTGGTTGCATCAAGTCTAGCAGACACTTCACAAGGTATGGGTGGGACAAGTTGTGGTCTTAATGAGCCGATTAGCACCACCTCGGATCCAGAAGGCCAAATACTAGACATTTCTAACAAGCATTTCCAAGATGAGTTTCAAAGTAAACTCGGGTCACATATTCCCAAAAGGGTAAAATCCAGagttgagagagagaaaaaggtgAAAAGCACCAAGTCAACAATGGATTCAGGTGATTCTGTGTGTCTTGCCTTGGGTGATTATCTCATGGATGATGACGTCTTTTCCTTTAAACCCAACAAGAAAGAGACTTTCCCTTTCGAGAAAGACCCTTTcccaaaaacaaagtcaaaagtcacataCAGGAAGCCCAGAAATAAAAGTCAGACAAGTTCTTTGATCCACAGTGTGGCAACAGTGTTGTCACCTCATGACCAAAATAATGGTGGGTCCATAGTGGACCACAATGACGGAGCAGACAATTTTGAAACTGTACAATTTGAGGGAGCAAGCTATCCCACTGGTGGAAATGAATCGCAGATAAACGCAGAGTCTTCCACAAAGTCTCAAGGACATTCCAACTCAAGATGCAGGGGAACATTTGTTATATCTGCGGATCACACTGCACACATCAGAGAAGAACTTGGACTGTTGTCAAAAGATAAGGACTCCAGTTTGCATATTGAAGAATCCTTGGACTCTCGGGCAGCGACCAAAGATGCCGGTTCTGTCACAGCAATGCCAAGCTCCTGCAAGCGTCCTTGGATGTCCACTCAGGATCCAGGAAGCCTTCCAGGAGACTTGTATGGCAGtaataataaagaaaatgtaCTGCCACTGGAGGAATTCTCGGTTGCAGGTCATGAGTTTCAGAAGCCCAAAAAAGCGAGGAAGGAGGTCTCAAGCAGATGCGGAAGGAAAAAATCCCAATCTTCTAATGATGTTGTGAAGGACATGAACAAACATCTCCATGGCAAAAGCGTTTGTCCCGCAGAGCACGTGGCTAGTCTTGCAGAATCCACTGACTCCCCTGACTTTTTATTCTTGAAAGACATCTTCCTATTGGATGAAGATACCAACAGTTCTAAATCAGACTCCAGGGTGGATAAGAATCCTAAATGGTACCGAAATAAGTTCAAACTCCCTTCAGTGGGTAACACCAACAGAAATCCCAGAAAGACATTCTTCCTTTCCAATCCGGAAATGCCTCCCATAAACATGTCGAAAGAGATGACTGAAGGTGAAGGAGCTCGTCAGCATTTGGGTGACCTGCTCATTGATGAGATACCACCATCGTTGAACAGCTCCATTGCAGACACCGGGCCAGGCTCTTTAACTTGTAGTCCTAAACGACAACCCGCAAATGGGCAGCAACTGATGGAGGAGACCACCTTGATCACCCCTGTCTCTTCTCCTG CAGGTAGAGTCTTAATGTCAGTCACCAACAACCATGCTAGCCCATGTAAAGAGAACCAGGGTAGAAGCAAAAGATGCAAGGACGCCGTGAGTTACAAAGAACCATCCCTGCGTAG CAAAATGCGACGTTGA
- the sgo2 gene encoding uncharacterized protein sgo2 isoform X3, whose product MTKKQKPLLANVVHLSKTKKKLQNTYSFFKVSLKANNTALAFALQTEKQKHTLLQKDNMHLRKEVASAHFDLAIYKHKCRELLLILKNLYRNSLQQLNMVVELFPDSDLFEPSGDHNVFRTEPDNPPVENLPSLAPDLPEVPKDSEMQAGILENNMPAVLPVPSRETDKEKRYSNHQALQRKSEHQSNILREEVSRVSHRTSQSAYDIDSLPGHLSGQTSSAINIAGTLGPSAEVNAPCDLPENTVVFNPTMELTHSNDAEIAIHHSTEQKNSKLPKPKCNKIKVSNLVASSLADTSQGMGGTSCGLNEPISTTSDPEGQILDISNKHFQDEFQSKLGSHIPKRVKSRVEREKKVKSTKSTMDSGDSVCLALGDYLMDDDVFSFKPNKKETFPFEKDPFPKTKSKVTYRKPRNKSQTSSLIHSVATVLSPHDQNNGGSIVDHNDGADNFETVQFEGASYPTGGNESQINAESSTKSQGHSNSRCRGTFVISADHTAHIREELGLLSKDKDSSLHIEESLDSRAATKDAGSVTAMPSSCKRPWMSTQDPGSLPGDLYGSNNKENVLPLEEFSVAGHEFQKPKKARKEVSSRCGRKKSQSSNDVVKDMNKHLHGKSVCPAEHVASLAESTDSPDFLFLKDIFLLDEDTNSSKSDSRVDKNPKWYRNKFKLPSVGNTNRNPRKTFFLSNPEMPPINMSKEMTEGEGARQHLGDLLIDEIPPSLNSSIADTGPGSLTCSPKRQPANGQQLMEETTLITPVSSPAGRVLMSVTNNHASPCKENQGRSKRCKDAVSYKEPSLRSKMRR is encoded by the exons atgacaaaaaaacagaagccCCTTTTGGCCAATGTTGTCCATTTGTCCAAAACTAAAAAGAAATTACAAA ATACCTACTCCTTTTTCAAGGTCTCATTGAAGGCCAACAACACGGCCCTGGCTTTCGCTCTACAGACTGAGAAGCAGAAGCACACGTTACTACAGAAGGACAACATGCACCTGAGAAAGGAAGTGGCGTCTGCACACTTTGATTTGGCCATCTATAAGCACAAATGCAGAGAACTG CTTCTCATCTTGAAAAACCTTTATCGCAACAGTCTCCAACAGTTGAACATGGTGGTGGAATTATTCCCTGACAGT GATCTCTTTGAACCATCCGGGGACCACAACGTCTTCCGAACTGAACCCGACAACCCTCCAGTTGAAAA CCTTCCAAGTTTGGCACCAGATCTTCCAGAAGTTCCAAAGGATTCAGAAATGCAAGCAGGTATTCTTGAAAACAACATGCCGGCAGTCTTACCTGTCCCAAGTAGAG AAACAGACAAAGAGAAAAGGTATTCAAACCACCAAGCACTCCAGAGGAAGTCCGAACACCAGTCCAACATCTTAAGGGAGGAAGTGAGTAGGGTGTCACACAGGACCTCTCAGTCTGCTTACGACATCGACTCTTTACCGGGTCACCTGAGCGGCCAAACATCTTCAGCAATTAATATTGCTGGAACATTGGGTCCCTCTGCTGAAGTCAACGCTCCTTGTGATTTGCCAGAGAACACTGTAGTTTTCAATCCAACCATGGAATTGACTCACAGCAATGATGCAGAAATAGCCATTCATCATTCCACAGAGCAAAAAAACTCGAAACTACCAAAACCCAAATGCAACAAGATAAAAGTGAGTAACTTGGTTGCATCAAGTCTAGCAGACACTTCACAAGGTATGGGTGGGACAAGTTGTGGTCTTAATGAGCCGATTAGCACCACCTCGGATCCAGAAGGCCAAATACTAGACATTTCTAACAAGCATTTCCAAGATGAGTTTCAAAGTAAACTCGGGTCACATATTCCCAAAAGGGTAAAATCCAGagttgagagagagaaaaaggtgAAAAGCACCAAGTCAACAATGGATTCAGGTGATTCTGTGTGTCTTGCCTTGGGTGATTATCTCATGGATGATGACGTCTTTTCCTTTAAACCCAACAAGAAAGAGACTTTCCCTTTCGAGAAAGACCCTTTcccaaaaacaaagtcaaaagtcacataCAGGAAGCCCAGAAATAAAAGTCAGACAAGTTCTTTGATCCACAGTGTGGCAACAGTGTTGTCACCTCATGACCAAAATAATGGTGGGTCCATAGTGGACCACAATGACGGAGCAGACAATTTTGAAACTGTACAATTTGAGGGAGCAAGCTATCCCACTGGTGGAAATGAATCGCAGATAAACGCAGAGTCTTCCACAAAGTCTCAAGGACATTCCAACTCAAGATGCAGGGGAACATTTGTTATATCTGCGGATCACACTGCACACATCAGAGAAGAACTTGGACTGTTGTCAAAAGATAAGGACTCCAGTTTGCATATTGAAGAATCCTTGGACTCTCGGGCAGCGACCAAAGATGCCGGTTCTGTCACAGCAATGCCAAGCTCCTGCAAGCGTCCTTGGATGTCCACTCAGGATCCAGGAAGCCTTCCAGGAGACTTGTATGGCAGtaataataaagaaaatgtaCTGCCACTGGAGGAATTCTCGGTTGCAGGTCATGAGTTTCAGAAGCCCAAAAAAGCGAGGAAGGAGGTCTCAAGCAGATGCGGAAGGAAAAAATCCCAATCTTCTAATGATGTTGTGAAGGACATGAACAAACATCTCCATGGCAAAAGCGTTTGTCCCGCAGAGCACGTGGCTAGTCTTGCAGAATCCACTGACTCCCCTGACTTTTTATTCTTGAAAGACATCTTCCTATTGGATGAAGATACCAACAGTTCTAAATCAGACTCCAGGGTGGATAAGAATCCTAAATGGTACCGAAATAAGTTCAAACTCCCTTCAGTGGGTAACACCAACAGAAATCCCAGAAAGACATTCTTCCTTTCCAATCCGGAAATGCCTCCCATAAACATGTCGAAAGAGATGACTGAAGGTGAAGGAGCTCGTCAGCATTTGGGTGACCTGCTCATTGATGAGATACCACCATCGTTGAACAGCTCCATTGCAGACACCGGGCCAGGCTCTTTAACTTGTAGTCCTAAACGACAACCCGCAAATGGGCAGCAACTGATGGAGGAGACCACCTTGATCACCCCTGTCTCTTCTCCTG CAGGTAGAGTCTTAATGTCAGTCACCAACAACCATGCTAGCCCATGTAAAGAGAACCAGGGTAGAAGCAAAAGATGCAAGGACGCCGTGAGTTACAAAGAACCATCCCTGCGTAG CAAAATGCGACGTTGA
- the sgo2 gene encoding uncharacterized protein sgo2 isoform X2, which produces MTKKQKPLLANVVHLSKTKKKLQNTYSFFKVSLKANNTALAFALQTEKQKHTLLQKDNMHLRKEVASAHFDLAIYKHKCRELLLILKNLYRNSLQQLNMVVELFPDSDLFEPSGDHNVFRTEPDNPPVENLPSLAPDLPEVPKDSEMQAGILENNMPAVLPVPSRAETDKEKRYSNHQALQRKSEHQSNILREEVSRVSHRTSQSAYDIDSLPGHLSGQTSSAINIAGTLGPSAEVNAPCDLPENTVVFNPTMELTHSNDAEIAIHHSTEQKNSKLPKPKCNKIKVSNLVASSLADTSQGMGGTSCGLNEPISTTSDPEGQILDISNKHFQDEFQSKLGSHIPKRVKSRVEREKKVKSTKSTMDSGDSVCLALGDYLMDDDVFSFKPNKKETFPFEKDPFPKTKSKVTYRKPRNKSQTSSLIHSVATVLSPHDQNNGGSIVDHNDGADNFETVQFEGASYPTGGNESQINAESSTKSQGHSNSRCRGTFVISADHTAHIREELGLLSKDKDSSLHIEESLDSRAATKDAGSVTAMPSSCKRPWMSTQDPGSLPGDLYGSNNKENVLPLEEFSVAGHEFQKPKKARKEVSSRCGRKKSQSSNDVVKDMNKHLHGKSVCPAEHVASLAESTDSPDFLFLKDIFLLDEDTNSSKSDSRVDKNPKWYRNKFKLPSVGNTNRNPRKTFFLSNPEMPPINMSKEMTEGEGARQHLGDLLIDEIPPSLNSSIADTGPGSLTCSPKRQPANGQQLMEETTLITPVSSPGRVLMSVTNNHASPCKENQGRSKRCKDAVSYKEPSLRSKMRR; this is translated from the exons atgacaaaaaaacagaagccCCTTTTGGCCAATGTTGTCCATTTGTCCAAAACTAAAAAGAAATTACAAA ATACCTACTCCTTTTTCAAGGTCTCATTGAAGGCCAACAACACGGCCCTGGCTTTCGCTCTACAGACTGAGAAGCAGAAGCACACGTTACTACAGAAGGACAACATGCACCTGAGAAAGGAAGTGGCGTCTGCACACTTTGATTTGGCCATCTATAAGCACAAATGCAGAGAACTG CTTCTCATCTTGAAAAACCTTTATCGCAACAGTCTCCAACAGTTGAACATGGTGGTGGAATTATTCCCTGACAGT GATCTCTTTGAACCATCCGGGGACCACAACGTCTTCCGAACTGAACCCGACAACCCTCCAGTTGAAAA CCTTCCAAGTTTGGCACCAGATCTTCCAGAAGTTCCAAAGGATTCAGAAATGCAAGCAGGTATTCTTGAAAACAACATGCCGGCAGTCTTACCTGTCCCAAGTAGAG CAGAAACAGACAAAGAGAAAAGGTATTCAAACCACCAAGCACTCCAGAGGAAGTCCGAACACCAGTCCAACATCTTAAGGGAGGAAGTGAGTAGGGTGTCACACAGGACCTCTCAGTCTGCTTACGACATCGACTCTTTACCGGGTCACCTGAGCGGCCAAACATCTTCAGCAATTAATATTGCTGGAACATTGGGTCCCTCTGCTGAAGTCAACGCTCCTTGTGATTTGCCAGAGAACACTGTAGTTTTCAATCCAACCATGGAATTGACTCACAGCAATGATGCAGAAATAGCCATTCATCATTCCACAGAGCAAAAAAACTCGAAACTACCAAAACCCAAATGCAACAAGATAAAAGTGAGTAACTTGGTTGCATCAAGTCTAGCAGACACTTCACAAGGTATGGGTGGGACAAGTTGTGGTCTTAATGAGCCGATTAGCACCACCTCGGATCCAGAAGGCCAAATACTAGACATTTCTAACAAGCATTTCCAAGATGAGTTTCAAAGTAAACTCGGGTCACATATTCCCAAAAGGGTAAAATCCAGagttgagagagagaaaaaggtgAAAAGCACCAAGTCAACAATGGATTCAGGTGATTCTGTGTGTCTTGCCTTGGGTGATTATCTCATGGATGATGACGTCTTTTCCTTTAAACCCAACAAGAAAGAGACTTTCCCTTTCGAGAAAGACCCTTTcccaaaaacaaagtcaaaagtcacataCAGGAAGCCCAGAAATAAAAGTCAGACAAGTTCTTTGATCCACAGTGTGGCAACAGTGTTGTCACCTCATGACCAAAATAATGGTGGGTCCATAGTGGACCACAATGACGGAGCAGACAATTTTGAAACTGTACAATTTGAGGGAGCAAGCTATCCCACTGGTGGAAATGAATCGCAGATAAACGCAGAGTCTTCCACAAAGTCTCAAGGACATTCCAACTCAAGATGCAGGGGAACATTTGTTATATCTGCGGATCACACTGCACACATCAGAGAAGAACTTGGACTGTTGTCAAAAGATAAGGACTCCAGTTTGCATATTGAAGAATCCTTGGACTCTCGGGCAGCGACCAAAGATGCCGGTTCTGTCACAGCAATGCCAAGCTCCTGCAAGCGTCCTTGGATGTCCACTCAGGATCCAGGAAGCCTTCCAGGAGACTTGTATGGCAGtaataataaagaaaatgtaCTGCCACTGGAGGAATTCTCGGTTGCAGGTCATGAGTTTCAGAAGCCCAAAAAAGCGAGGAAGGAGGTCTCAAGCAGATGCGGAAGGAAAAAATCCCAATCTTCTAATGATGTTGTGAAGGACATGAACAAACATCTCCATGGCAAAAGCGTTTGTCCCGCAGAGCACGTGGCTAGTCTTGCAGAATCCACTGACTCCCCTGACTTTTTATTCTTGAAAGACATCTTCCTATTGGATGAAGATACCAACAGTTCTAAATCAGACTCCAGGGTGGATAAGAATCCTAAATGGTACCGAAATAAGTTCAAACTCCCTTCAGTGGGTAACACCAACAGAAATCCCAGAAAGACATTCTTCCTTTCCAATCCGGAAATGCCTCCCATAAACATGTCGAAAGAGATGACTGAAGGTGAAGGAGCTCGTCAGCATTTGGGTGACCTGCTCATTGATGAGATACCACCATCGTTGAACAGCTCCATTGCAGACACCGGGCCAGGCTCTTTAACTTGTAGTCCTAAACGACAACCCGCAAATGGGCAGCAACTGATGGAGGAGACCACCTTGATCACCCCTGTCTCTTCTCCTG GTAGAGTCTTAATGTCAGTCACCAACAACCATGCTAGCCCATGTAAAGAGAACCAGGGTAGAAGCAAAAGATGCAAGGACGCCGTGAGTTACAAAGAACCATCCCTGCGTAG CAAAATGCGACGTTGA